One window from the genome of Bacillus weihaiensis encodes:
- a CDS encoding DUF3784 domain-containing protein: MINAVIHILITIPFHIFAFYFSRGKSAFLLAGYNTLSDEEKAKFDEKALCKFMGKIMYGISFSLLLFGLSDIVDRQILLLFGLLLLIGFIVFALIYGSTKNRFKKK; this comes from the coding sequence ATGATAAACGCAGTCATACATATTCTTATCACCATTCCTTTTCACATCTTTGCCTTCTATTTTTCTAGAGGAAAAAGTGCCTTTTTACTTGCTGGCTATAACACATTATCGGATGAGGAGAAGGCAAAATTTGATGAGAAAGCATTGTGTAAATTTATGGGTAAAATCATGTACGGTATAAGCTTTAGCCTGTTACTCTTTGGATTAAGTGACATAGTTGATCGTCAGATTTTGTTACTGTTCGGACTACTCCTTCTGATTGGATTCATTGTGTTTGCGCTCATTTATGGGAGTACGAAAAATCGATTTAAGAAGAAATAA
- a CDS encoding thiol-disulfide oxidoreductase DCC family protein yields MNKLLVFYDSWCPLCVGVKENIQKFDWFKNVSFISIRDSLDIDISVEKLSKEMHAINKNGNVFVGIDAIAEISFRIPIYFPIWLPLKIISKFKFGLKIYKYIANNRKIVPVNHCNDKCSINSSN; encoded by the coding sequence TTGAATAAACTTCTCGTTTTTTATGACAGTTGGTGCCCTTTATGTGTAGGTGTAAAGGAAAACATACAAAAATTTGACTGGTTTAAAAACGTATCATTTATTTCAATTAGAGATTCACTTGATATTGATATATCAGTTGAAAAATTATCGAAAGAAATGCACGCTATAAACAAGAATGGAAATGTTTTTGTTGGTATTGATGCTATAGCAGAAATTTCATTTAGAATCCCTATTTACTTTCCAATATGGCTACCTCTTAAAATTATAAGTAAGTTTAAATTTGGACTTAAAATTTATAAATATATAGCTAATAATAGAAAGATAGTACCAGTAAACCACTGTAATGATAAATGCTCAATAAACTCTTCAAATTGA
- a CDS encoding DUF3784 domain-containing protein has translation MGLIIMSCVIVLFIVMGIIFSNGKGAFLIAGYNTMSKEEKEKYDSVALCKFMGKLMFALSFAMVFWLLAIIYSTNILFVVGFILFFIFLVFGLIYIGSSGKFQSKK, from the coding sequence ATGGGTCTTATTATCATGTCATGCGTAATCGTTCTTTTTATAGTTATGGGTATAATATTTTCCAATGGTAAAGGGGCATTTTTAATAGCTGGTTATAACACAATGTCTAAGGAAGAAAAAGAAAAATATGATTCAGTGGCTTTATGTAAATTTATGGGTAAGTTAATGTTCGCATTATCTTTTGCAATGGTCTTTTGGTTACTAGCAATAATATACAGCACAAATATTTTATTTGTTGTAGGATTTATCTTATTTTTTATATTTCTTGTATTTGGCTTAATTTATATTGGTTCATCAGGAAAATTTCAAAGTAAAAAATAA
- a CDS encoding DNA cytosine methyltransferase, whose amino-acid sequence MQLNLFREIIVDNFAGGGGASTGIEMATGLSVDIAINHDPAAIQMHKLNHPDTEHYCESVWDVDPREACRGRKVGLAWFSPDCTHHSKAKGGKPVKQEIRGLAWIAVKWALAVKPRVIMLENVEEFKDWGPIENGQPVKELKGATFNSFIKSLKSLGYEVEFKELQACDYGAPTIRKRFFMIARCDGKKIVWPEPTHGDPRSLAVQLGKLKPWRTSSEIIDWSIGAPSIFDRKKPLVKNTLHRIQKGLERFIINNDKPFMVQEEHKAAFLISYYTEQSEKEVRGLSLDTPLHTITAGGNRFGLVTAFLTKYYGQSTAQGLREPLHTITTKDRFALTAVRTNGHQVTDIGLRMLQPHELFAGQGFPSNYIRTGTKSDQIRRVGNSVPPPFADALVRANLPEMCADRSRYAVSV is encoded by the coding sequence ATGCAACTCAATTTATTTAGAGAAATTATAGTCGATAATTTTGCTGGTGGAGGCGGTGCTTCTACAGGAATTGAAATGGCTACAGGCTTATCAGTAGATATTGCTATTAATCATGATCCAGCTGCTATTCAAATGCATAAATTGAATCATCCAGATACGGAGCACTATTGTGAAAGTGTATGGGATGTAGATCCAAGAGAAGCTTGCAGAGGTAGGAAAGTTGGTCTTGCATGGTTCAGCCCTGACTGTACCCATCATAGTAAGGCGAAGGGTGGGAAACCTGTAAAACAGGAGATACGAGGACTGGCTTGGATTGCAGTTAAGTGGGCACTCGCAGTAAAACCACGAGTGATTATGCTAGAAAATGTAGAGGAATTCAAGGATTGGGGACCAATTGAAAATGGACAACCTGTTAAAGAATTAAAAGGTGCTACTTTCAATAGTTTCATAAAATCATTGAAATCACTAGGATATGAAGTTGAGTTTAAAGAGTTACAAGCGTGTGATTATGGAGCACCTACTATAAGGAAACGCTTTTTCATGATTGCAAGATGTGATGGTAAAAAGATTGTGTGGCCAGAACCAACTCATGGAGATCCTAGAAGTCTAGCTGTCCAATTAGGAAAGCTAAAGCCTTGGAGAACATCATCAGAAATTATTGATTGGAGCATTGGTGCACCATCAATATTTGATCGTAAGAAACCATTAGTGAAAAATACCCTACATCGGATACAAAAAGGGTTAGAGCGGTTTATCATTAATAATGATAAGCCATTTATGGTACAAGAGGAACATAAAGCAGCCTTTCTAATCAGCTACTATACAGAGCAATCAGAAAAAGAAGTGAGAGGGTTATCTTTGGATACTCCATTACACACAATTACTGCAGGTGGTAATCGTTTTGGGCTAGTCACCGCATTTCTAACGAAGTATTACGGACAAAGTACTGCTCAAGGATTGAGGGAGCCTTTACACACCATTACAACAAAAGACCGCTTTGCACTTACAGCAGTCAGAACAAATGGTCACCAGGTAACGGATATAGGACTTAGAATGCTTCAACCACATGAACTTTTTGCAGGACAAGGATTTCCTAGTAATTATATTCGAACTGGTACAAAATCGGACCAGATTCGAAGAGTAGGAAATAGTGTTCCACCACCATTTGCTGATGCATTAGTCAGGGCAAACTTACCTGAGATGTGTGCAGATCGTTCACGTTATGCAGTTAGTGTTTAA